In Variovorax paradoxus, a single genomic region encodes these proteins:
- a CDS encoding YgaP family membrane protein — translation MFYVKNVPGWERALRIVMGLASLAFAFMNWGTASVAVAAGLMGAVLALTGLFGFCPMCAMVGRKPGKGR, via the coding sequence ATGTTCTACGTCAAGAATGTCCCCGGCTGGGAGCGCGCGCTGCGCATCGTCATGGGGCTCGCCAGCCTCGCTTTTGCCTTCATGAATTGGGGCACGGCCTCCGTGGCGGTGGCGGCCGGCCTGATGGGCGCGGTGCTGGCCCTGACCGGCCTGTTCGGCTTCTGCCCGATGTGCGCGATGGTCGGGCGCAAGCCCGGCAAGGGGCGCTGA
- the htpX gene encoding protease HtpX, which yields MKRILLFVLTNVMVVAVLGVVASLLGVNRFLTANGLNLTALLGFALVMGFGGAIISLLISKPMAKWTSGLHMIDNPQTPDEAWIVGTVRKFADKAGIGMPEVGIFEGEPNAFATGAFKNSSLVAVSTGLLQNMTREEVEAVIGHEVAHIANGDMVTMTLIQGVMNTFVVFLSRVIGYAVDSFLRRGDDRSSGPGIGYYVSTIVLDIVLGFAAAMVVAWFSRHREFRADAGAAALMGQKQPMINALARLGGLPAGELPKAVEAMGITGSMGKLFATHPPIEERIAALQNAQR from the coding sequence TTGAAACGTATCCTTCTGTTCGTCCTGACCAATGTGATGGTCGTCGCGGTGCTCGGCGTGGTCGCCAGCCTGCTCGGCGTCAATCGCTTCCTCACGGCCAACGGGCTCAACCTCACGGCGCTGCTCGGCTTTGCGCTGGTGATGGGTTTCGGCGGCGCGATCATCTCGCTGCTCATCAGCAAGCCCATGGCCAAGTGGACCAGCGGCCTGCACATGATCGACAACCCCCAGACGCCCGACGAGGCCTGGATCGTCGGCACGGTGCGCAAGTTCGCCGACAAGGCCGGCATCGGCATGCCCGAGGTCGGCATCTTCGAAGGCGAGCCCAATGCCTTCGCCACCGGTGCCTTCAAGAACTCGTCGCTCGTGGCGGTGTCCACCGGCCTGCTGCAGAACATGACGCGCGAAGAGGTCGAGGCCGTCATCGGCCACGAGGTGGCGCACATCGCCAACGGCGACATGGTCACCATGACGCTGATCCAGGGCGTGATGAACACCTTCGTCGTGTTCCTGTCGCGCGTGATCGGCTATGCGGTCGACAGCTTCCTGCGCCGCGGCGACGACCGCAGCTCGGGCCCCGGCATCGGCTACTACGTGAGCACCATCGTGCTCGACATCGTTCTCGGCTTTGCCGCCGCGATGGTGGTGGCCTGGTTCTCGCGCCACCGCGAGTTCCGCGCAGACGCCGGCGCCGCCGCGCTCATGGGCCAGAAGCAGCCGATGATCAACGCGCTCGCGCGCCTGGGCGGCCTGCCGGCCGGCGAGCTGCCCAAGGCGGTGGAAGCCATGGGCATCACCGGCAGCATGGGCAAGCTGTTTGCCACCCACCCGCCGATCGAAGAGCGCATTGCCGCGCTGCAGAACGCGCAGCGCTGA
- a CDS encoding ProQ/FinO family protein, with protein sequence MTDASTATPKTNARPPRRQQLDMAEQLKQLKAGSDADTGTDEAPAQQKQQQQPRQDARPPRQKNGGGRNNNQRRPQQPRQEQQQQPQPQRAPRKVSPVLERLFELYPQLFGARFVPLKLGVYEELLARHPEDFKAEDLKIAMGQHARSTRYLESVAAGLARHDLDGNALDPVAPEHVHHAILELHRRRLQRNPGNEDLRPQLVARIAKAVEASGLDREAYAVLVRSRDQNNNAVVDEALAELAQQAAKREALLRAFEASGRTEQEFADMYGMKHGEVTRTLQRVRNDQKAAQAAQAAQAVAEAAAAAAAATPAEPAAEEPAAAPAPASD encoded by the coding sequence ATGACCGACGCTTCCACCGCCACCCCGAAGACGAACGCACGCCCGCCCCGGCGCCAGCAACTGGACATGGCCGAACAGCTGAAGCAGCTGAAGGCCGGTTCGGACGCGGACACGGGCACCGACGAGGCGCCCGCGCAGCAGAAACAGCAACAGCAGCCGCGCCAGGACGCGCGCCCGCCCCGGCAGAAGAACGGCGGCGGCCGCAACAACAACCAGCGCCGCCCGCAACAGCCGCGCCAGGAGCAGCAACAGCAGCCGCAGCCGCAGCGCGCACCGCGCAAGGTCAGCCCAGTGCTGGAGCGCCTGTTCGAGCTGTACCCGCAGCTCTTCGGCGCGCGCTTCGTGCCGCTGAAGCTCGGCGTGTACGAGGAACTGCTGGCACGCCACCCCGAGGACTTCAAGGCCGAAGACCTGAAGATCGCGATGGGCCAGCATGCGCGCTCCACCCGCTATCTCGAATCCGTGGCCGCCGGCCTGGCCCGCCATGACCTCGACGGCAACGCGCTCGACCCGGTCGCGCCCGAGCATGTGCACCACGCCATCCTCGAACTGCACCGCCGCCGCCTGCAGCGCAACCCCGGCAACGAAGACCTGCGCCCGCAACTGGTGGCGCGCATCGCCAAGGCCGTGGAAGCCTCGGGCCTCGACCGCGAGGCCTATGCGGTGCTGGTGCGCTCGCGCGACCAGAACAACAACGCCGTGGTCGACGAAGCCCTGGCCGAACTCGCCCAGCAGGCCGCCAAGCGCGAGGCGCTGCTGCGCGCCTTCGAAGCCAGCGGCCGCACCGAGCAGGAGTTCGCCGACATGTACGGCATGAAGCACGGCGAGGTGACGCGCACGCTGCAACGCGTGCGCAACGACCAGAAGGCGGCTCAGGCGGCTCAGGCGGCTCAGGCGGTTGCGGAAGCTGCTGCTGCAGCGGCGGCCGCGACACCCGCGGAACCCGCCGCAGAGGAGCCTGCCGCAGCCCCGGCTCCCGCCAGCGACTGA
- a CDS encoding flavin reductase family protein, translating into MSSSNDDFHFYEPAKGHGLPHDPFNAMVGPRPIGWISSQDENGVLNLAPYSFFNAFNYTPPIVGFASIGAKDSLHNIRQTREFGWNLATRPLAEQMNRSCAAVPPEVDEFELAGLRTAASRTIAVPRVAESPVSFECRLTQILQLEGVDGVPVQTWLVLGEVVGVHIARRLLKDGIYDTAAAQPILRGGGPADYFEVSPDNLFRMFRPR; encoded by the coding sequence ATGTCCAGCAGCAACGACGACTTCCACTTCTACGAGCCCGCCAAGGGCCACGGCCTGCCGCACGACCCGTTCAACGCGATGGTCGGGCCGCGGCCCATCGGATGGATCTCGTCGCAGGACGAAAACGGCGTGCTCAACCTCGCGCCCTACAGTTTCTTCAACGCCTTCAACTACACGCCGCCCATCGTCGGCTTCGCCAGCATCGGCGCCAAGGACAGCCTGCACAACATCCGCCAGACGCGGGAGTTCGGCTGGAACCTGGCAACGCGCCCGCTGGCCGAGCAGATGAACCGCTCCTGCGCCGCCGTGCCGCCCGAGGTCGACGAGTTCGAGCTGGCCGGCCTGCGGACCGCCGCCTCGCGGACCATCGCCGTGCCGCGCGTGGCCGAAAGCCCCGTGTCCTTCGAATGCCGGCTCACGCAGATCCTGCAGCTCGAAGGCGTGGACGGCGTGCCGGTGCAGACATGGCTGGTCCTCGGCGAAGTGGTGGGCGTGCACATCGCGCGCCGCCTGCTGAAGGACGGCATCTACGACACCGCCGCTGCGCAGCCCATCCTGCGCGGCGGCGGCCCGGCCGACTACTTCGAAGTCAGCCCCGACAATCTCTTCAGGATGTTCCGGCCGCGCTGA
- the pyrC gene encoding dihydroorotase yields MTDTLTITRPDDWHLHVRDGAALEAVVPHSARQFGRALIMPNLRPPVTTAAQAVAYRDRIRAAVPEGVAFEPVMSLYLTDKLPPEEIALAAEAGVRALKLYPAGATTNSDAGVTDIRHTYKTLEAMQKHGLLLLVHGEVTDPAIDLFDREAVFVDRVMIPLRRDFPELKVVFEHLTTKEGAHYVRDADRFTAATITAHHLLYNRNAIFTGGIRPHYYCLPVLKRETHRVALVEAATSGSDRFFLGTDSAPHPAHLKEHALGCAGCYTALTAIELYAEAFDNAGALDKLEAFASFNGPDFYDLPRHADTVTLKRESWTVPETVPYGDATLKPLRGGETIHWKLA; encoded by the coding sequence ATGACAGACACCCTCACGATCACCCGCCCCGACGACTGGCACCTGCACGTGCGCGACGGCGCCGCCCTCGAAGCCGTCGTTCCCCACAGCGCCCGCCAGTTCGGCCGCGCGCTGATCATGCCGAACCTCCGCCCCCCCGTGACCACCGCCGCGCAGGCCGTGGCGTACCGCGACCGCATCCGCGCCGCCGTGCCCGAAGGCGTGGCCTTCGAGCCCGTGATGTCGCTCTACCTGACCGACAAGCTGCCGCCCGAGGAAATCGCACTGGCAGCCGAAGCCGGCGTGCGCGCGCTCAAGCTGTACCCGGCCGGCGCCACCACCAACAGCGATGCCGGCGTGACCGACATCCGCCACACCTACAAGACGCTCGAGGCCATGCAGAAGCACGGCCTGCTGCTGCTGGTGCACGGCGAAGTGACCGACCCCGCCATCGACCTGTTCGACCGCGAGGCCGTGTTCGTCGACCGCGTGATGATTCCGCTGCGCCGCGACTTCCCCGAACTCAAGGTGGTTTTCGAGCACCTGACCACCAAGGAAGGCGCCCACTACGTGCGCGATGCCGACCGCTTCACCGCCGCGACCATCACGGCGCACCACCTGCTCTACAACCGCAACGCCATCTTCACCGGCGGCATCCGCCCGCACTACTACTGCCTGCCCGTGCTCAAGCGCGAGACGCACCGCGTGGCGCTGGTCGAGGCCGCCACCAGCGGCAGCGACCGCTTCTTCCTGGGCACCGACAGCGCGCCGCACCCCGCGCACCTGAAGGAACACGCACTCGGCTGCGCCGGCTGCTACACCGCGCTCACCGCCATCGAGCTCTACGCAGAGGCCTTCGACAACGCGGGCGCGCTCGACAAGCTCGAAGCCTTCGCGAGCTTCAACGGCCCCGACTTCTACGACCTGCCGCGCCATGCCGACACCGTCACGCTCAAGCGCGAAAGCTGGACCGTGCCGGAGACCGTGCCCTACGGCGACGCCACGCTCAAGCCGCTGCGCGGCGGCGAAACCATCCACTGGAAGCTGGCATGA
- a CDS encoding peptidoglycan-binding protein → MTTLKQGWRGADVRRLQEALNRKLQPSPALVTDGDYGPRTRAAVLRLQAVHWLVEDGEAGPCTQNVAFDGEGDAPILHPVALIPPPAAPLCWAAGVAMMTRSNVREVVARTPAELVAADGGLQDFVDTHDAGMEGGRRFAAAHGLEVRPPPPWSLKALRAALREGPLMFDMLWGTRGGYADGAGRPGHMVVIAGIRGDADPSGRGTTLRILDSWPPNKGARSSVNFFKWLQGASSRTCRVFNK, encoded by the coding sequence ATGACCACGCTCAAACAGGGTTGGCGCGGAGCCGACGTCCGGCGTCTGCAGGAAGCGCTCAACCGCAAGCTGCAGCCCAGCCCCGCGCTCGTCACCGACGGCGACTACGGCCCGCGCACCCGCGCCGCCGTGCTGCGCCTGCAGGCCGTGCACTGGCTGGTGGAAGACGGCGAGGCCGGCCCCTGCACCCAGAACGTCGCCTTCGACGGCGAGGGCGACGCGCCCATCCTGCATCCGGTCGCGCTGATTCCGCCGCCGGCCGCGCCGCTGTGCTGGGCCGCGGGCGTCGCGATGATGACGCGCTCCAACGTGCGGGAAGTGGTCGCGCGCACCCCGGCGGAGCTGGTCGCGGCCGACGGCGGGCTGCAGGACTTCGTCGACACGCACGACGCGGGCATGGAGGGCGGCCGGCGCTTCGCGGCCGCGCACGGGCTCGAAGTGCGCCCGCCGCCGCCGTGGTCGCTGAAGGCGCTGCGTGCCGCGCTGCGGGAAGGCCCGCTCATGTTCGACATGCTCTGGGGCACCCGCGGCGGCTATGCGGATGGCGCCGGCCGGCCGGGCCACATGGTCGTCATCGCCGGCATTCGCGGCGACGCCGACCCGAGCGGGCGCGGCACCACGCTGCGCATCCTCGATTCCTGGCCGCCGAACAAGGGCGCGCGCAGCTCGGTCAACTTCTTCAAGTGGTTGCAGGGCGCCAGCTCGCGCACCTGCCGGGTGTTCAACAAATAG
- a CDS encoding NYN domain-containing protein, whose protein sequence is MTPTPRVMLLIDADNVSADVIEQAVQRTMDEYGAIHVRRAYCNAEMAVNRQAMFKRLSVRPMVNLSTGKNSTDIALAVDAIDLVIDERPDVVVLVSSDSDFAPLVIRLREKGCRVCGIGQQGKTGEETVGIYDSFMDLEHHASSVKPAARTAAAKKTAAAKTAPAAKKTAAKKAATKTAARKSTKAAKPAPPPEPQTSEAAEFILQAVPALRSGKDVPLNDVAQALRAAGLLGKHGSSLKLFDKLTAEFAVMQHPDRIRWTDAPAS, encoded by the coding sequence ATGACCCCCACACCGCGCGTGATGCTGCTGATCGACGCCGACAACGTGTCGGCCGACGTGATTGAGCAGGCCGTGCAGCGCACGATGGACGAGTACGGCGCCATCCACGTGCGCCGGGCTTATTGCAACGCCGAGATGGCGGTGAACCGGCAGGCCATGTTCAAGCGGCTGTCGGTGCGGCCGATGGTCAACCTCTCGACCGGCAAGAACAGCACCGACATCGCGCTCGCGGTCGACGCCATCGACCTCGTGATCGACGAGCGTCCCGACGTGGTGGTGCTGGTGTCTTCCGACTCCGACTTCGCACCGCTGGTGATCCGGTTGCGCGAAAAGGGCTGCCGCGTCTGCGGCATCGGCCAGCAGGGCAAGACGGGCGAGGAAACGGTCGGCATCTACGATTCGTTCATGGACCTGGAGCACCACGCCAGCAGCGTGAAGCCCGCGGCCCGCACCGCCGCCGCCAAGAAGACGGCCGCTGCCAAGACCGCGCCCGCCGCCAAGAAAACGGCCGCCAAGAAGGCCGCCACCAAGACGGCGGCCCGCAAGAGCACCAAGGCAGCCAAGCCCGCGCCGCCGCCGGAGCCGCAGACCTCCGAGGCGGCCGAGTTCATCCTGCAGGCCGTGCCCGCGCTTCGCAGCGGCAAGGACGTGCCGCTCAACGACGTGGCGCAGGCGCTGCGCGCAGCGGGCCTGCTGGGCAAGCACGGCAGTTCGCTCAAGCTGTTCGACAAGCTCACGGCGGAATTCGCGGTGATGCAGCACCCCGACCGCATCCGCTGGACGGACGCGCCGGCGTCTTGA
- a CDS encoding RNA polymerase sigma factor has product MAAGIDRTDLICAAQTGDPAAIAGLLAVCQADARRYARRHCQASDIDDAVQESLMVIVRKVRGLKAAAAFSSWLFTVIKRECLRLQRAMFRHDPLDDEVAERQLASRTDDALRLDLTHALESLPAHYLEVVLLRDFEELTIAEIAQRLGEPAGAVKSRLHRARMLVREYLLEGDATIVRP; this is encoded by the coding sequence GTGGCCGCCGGGATCGATCGCACCGATTTGATCTGCGCCGCGCAGACCGGCGACCCCGCGGCCATCGCCGGGCTGCTGGCGGTCTGCCAGGCCGACGCGCGCCGCTATGCCCGCAGGCACTGCCAGGCCAGCGACATCGACGATGCCGTGCAGGAATCGTTGATGGTGATCGTGCGCAAGGTCCGGGGCCTGAAGGCGGCCGCGGCTTTTTCGTCGTGGCTGTTCACGGTCATCAAGCGCGAATGCCTGCGGCTGCAGCGCGCGATGTTCCGGCACGACCCGCTGGACGACGAAGTGGCCGAGCGGCAGCTTGCCAGCCGCACCGACGACGCGCTGCGGCTGGACCTGACGCACGCGCTGGAGTCATTGCCCGCGCACTACCTCGAAGTGGTGCTGCTGCGCGATTTCGAGGAGCTGACCATCGCGGAGATCGCCCAGCGGCTCGGCGAGCCCGCGGGTGCCGTCAAGAGCAGGCTGCACCGCGCGCGGATGCTGGTGCGCGAATACCTGCTGGAGGGCGATGCGACAATCGTCCGGCCATGA
- a CDS encoding DUF3025 domain-containing protein, translated as MTLPTVDWARPWLAPYRAHGEAAAQAASMHGSVAAALQGARPAHVPDFVRQEALPAGQAYEAHIFQTRTVPTRDNLHDFFNGLVWLAFPQAKRRLNELQAGEIARDGVAAVRGPLRDALTLFDENGAVLDAPPALWQALVARDWHTLFVARRELWAQARLLVFGHALLEKLVTPRKPITAHVLLTSEAVGNAAFDDARMAQALEPARLACKPFVPLPMLGVPGWWPDNEAASFYDDPQVFRPLPGRGIHGR; from the coding sequence TTGACCCTGCCGACGGTCGACTGGGCGCGGCCCTGGCTCGCGCCCTACCGTGCCCACGGCGAAGCGGCGGCGCAGGCCGCCTCGATGCACGGCTCGGTTGCCGCGGCGCTGCAGGGCGCCAGGCCTGCCCATGTACCCGACTTCGTGCGGCAGGAAGCGCTGCCTGCCGGCCAGGCCTACGAGGCCCACATCTTCCAGACCCGCACGGTGCCGACGCGCGACAACCTGCACGACTTCTTCAACGGACTCGTCTGGCTCGCGTTCCCGCAGGCCAAGCGCCGCCTCAACGAGCTGCAGGCGGGCGAGATCGCGCGCGACGGCGTTGCGGCTGTGCGCGGCCCCTTGCGCGACGCGCTCACGCTGTTCGACGAGAACGGCGCCGTGCTCGATGCACCGCCCGCGCTGTGGCAGGCGCTGGTTGCGCGCGACTGGCACACGTTGTTCGTCGCGCGGCGCGAGCTGTGGGCGCAGGCGCGGCTGCTGGTGTTCGGCCATGCGCTGCTCGAAAAGCTGGTCACGCCGCGCAAGCCGATCACCGCGCACGTGCTGCTGACGAGCGAAGCGGTGGGCAATGCGGCCTTCGACGACGCGCGCATGGCGCAGGCGCTGGAGCCTGCGCGACTCGCGTGCAAGCCCTTCGTGCCGCTGCCGATGCTCGGCGTGCCGGGCTGGTGGCCGGACAACGAGGCCGCGTCGTTCTATGACGATCCGCAGGTTTTCAGGCCTTTGCCGGGTCGGGGAATACACGGGCGTTAG
- a CDS encoding UdgX family uracil-DNA binding protein (This protein belongs to the uracil DNA glycosylase superfamily, members of which act in excision repair of DNA. However, it belongs more specifically to UdgX branch, whose founding member was found to bind uracil in DNA (where it does not belong), without cleaving it, appears to promote DNA repair by a pathway involving RecA, rather than base excision.), with translation MRVRLDNPVDFDAFRREARRLLANGVPPDHVEWSDGAQGEGGAGLFADTPAGEGLPATEPASAARQPVPASFLALCADVILHREPQRLALMYRLLWRLAHEPALRHDPLDADMLQARQMAKAVHRDIHKMRAFVRFTRVEGEQGERHVAWFEPDHRIVEANAPFFARRFAQMRWAILTPERCVAWDGQALTFREGADRREKPPPDAGEQLWLVYYEHIFNPARLKLAMMRREMPARYWHNLPEAALIGPLAEAAQARSQSMIDAPATPARRIRAPVPLHPLPADRAAPASLDELRAAAHACRDCPLGALATQAVCGEGPPGAARMLVGEQPGDQEDLAGRPFVGPAGQLLDRAMAQLGQPRGSVYLANAVKHFKYELRGKRRIHKTAGQREAEACAHWLDSEIALVRPQALVALGATAARALLGRPVAVQAERGAWLHERADGRPVFVTLHPSALLRLPDAERPAAYDRWLADLSDAFASPQGDSRDIHSAAAHVLAPWTGVIARGR, from the coding sequence ATGCGCGTGCGGCTCGACAACCCGGTCGACTTCGACGCCTTTCGCCGCGAGGCGCGCCGGTTGCTGGCGAACGGCGTGCCGCCCGACCATGTCGAATGGAGCGATGGCGCGCAGGGCGAGGGCGGCGCCGGCCTGTTCGCGGACACGCCCGCCGGCGAAGGCTTGCCTGCGACCGAGCCCGCCAGCGCCGCGCGCCAGCCGGTACCCGCGTCGTTCCTCGCGCTGTGCGCTGATGTGATCCTGCATCGCGAGCCGCAGCGCCTGGCGCTCATGTACCGGCTGCTCTGGCGCCTTGCGCACGAGCCGGCCCTACGGCACGACCCGCTCGACGCCGACATGCTGCAGGCCCGGCAGATGGCCAAGGCTGTGCACCGCGACATCCACAAGATGCGCGCCTTCGTGCGCTTCACCCGCGTGGAAGGCGAGCAGGGCGAGCGCCACGTGGCATGGTTCGAGCCCGACCACCGCATCGTGGAGGCCAATGCGCCGTTCTTCGCGCGCCGCTTCGCGCAGATGCGCTGGGCCATCCTCACGCCCGAACGCTGCGTGGCATGGGACGGGCAGGCGCTGACTTTCCGCGAGGGCGCCGACCGGCGCGAGAAGCCGCCGCCGGATGCGGGCGAGCAGCTGTGGCTGGTCTATTACGAGCACATCTTCAACCCTGCGCGCCTGAAGCTCGCGATGATGCGCCGCGAGATGCCGGCTCGCTACTGGCACAACCTGCCCGAGGCCGCGCTGATCGGGCCGCTGGCCGAAGCGGCGCAGGCGCGCAGCCAGTCGATGATCGACGCGCCGGCCACACCCGCGCGCCGCATACGCGCGCCGGTGCCGCTGCACCCGCTGCCGGCCGACCGCGCGGCGCCCGCCAGCCTCGATGAACTGCGCGCCGCCGCGCATGCATGCCGCGATTGCCCGCTCGGCGCGCTCGCCACCCAGGCGGTGTGCGGCGAAGGCCCGCCGGGCGCGGCGCGCATGCTGGTCGGCGAGCAGCCCGGCGACCAGGAAGACCTGGCCGGGCGGCCCTTCGTCGGGCCGGCCGGCCAGTTGCTCGACCGCGCGATGGCGCAACTGGGCCAGCCGCGCGGCTCGGTGTACCTGGCCAACGCCGTGAAGCACTTCAAGTATGAGCTGCGCGGCAAGCGCCGCATCCACAAGACGGCGGGCCAGCGCGAAGCCGAAGCCTGCGCGCACTGGCTGGACAGCGAAATCGCGCTCGTGCGCCCGCAGGCGCTGGTGGCGCTCGGCGCGACCGCCGCGCGCGCCCTGCTGGGCCGGCCGGTGGCGGTGCAGGCGGAGCGCGGCGCGTGGCTGCACGAGCGCGCGGACGGCCGGCCCGTGTTCGTCACGCTGCATCCATCCGCGCTGCTGCGGCTGCCCGATGCCGAGCGCCCCGCCGCCTACGACCGCTGGCTGGCCGACCTGTCGGACGCATTCGCGAGTCCCCAAGGCGACAGCCGCGACATCCATTCGGCGGCTGCGCATGTACTCGCACCATGGACAGGCGTCATAGCCCGGGGCCGCTGA